Below is a genomic region from Dehalococcoidales bacterium.
CATGGCCTGCAGCAAGCCCCGAATATCCTCGGTGGTAGCGCCCTCACAGGCCGAGAACCCCAGGAGACCGGCCATCAGCACCAGTAGCGGGACCAGCAGTTTACCCCTGTTCTTCATCCTCTTCATCTGCTCCTCCTTCAGGTTATTCCCCCACCACGACCTCTCTTAATGCTGAAATAATCTCTTACTATTGACTAAAACAATAATTCTAATTATCTCTGACTTTGTGTCCTGCTCGAAATACGTAAACCCACTTATTTGGAACTGTGACCGTTACTTAGTTTGCCCGGAAAAGGCAGGGAAGCCACGGGCGGGGCACAGCCAGATACGCTGTTCGCTCAATACGGCGGGCGGTGAAGAGACGGGAGAAGTGACAGAAAGACAGGCGGGGAATATTTTAGAAAACAACCCCCCTTGTCATCTAAAAAGAGGTGTGCTATACTACCCACGGCTAGTTTGAGCCAGAGGGTATGACAATTGCTGGTTGATTATGGCTACATAGGTTTGTTTCTAGTGGTTGCGCTTCTATTTGCCGTTACTACCCTGCTTATTCCCGTTGCCCTCAGGTTCCTTAAAATCGTTCCCGGAAACCCCAATCCCGTCAAAAACTCCACCTTTGAATGCGGCATGGAGACCATCGGCAAGACCTGGGTGCAGTTCAATTTCCGCTATTATTTTTACGCCCTGGTTTTCTTAGTCCTTGATGTCCTGGTTCTTTTTCTATATCCCTGGGCGGTCAACCTCAGAAAACTGGGCTATGCCGGTCTCTTCAGCATCCTGATTCTCGTCGGCATCGTCCTCATCGGCTATGTCTACGCCTGGAGGAAGAAGGTACTGGAATGGAAATAGACAATATCATTGGAAAGCATATCTATGCCGACCTGGAATTAGACGCTACGGAAGGCCAGGCTATCGAGGTATTAAAGAAGAGCAGCCAGTTGCCTCTTGCCGACCCTGATAGCTGGCTCGACGAGGAGCTGCAGCGTAACGTCGTCCTGACCTCAATCGATAATGTCATCAACTGGGCGCGCCGTTCTTCACTGTGGCCGGCAATCTGCTTTCCGGCTTGCTGCGCCTTCGAGTTGATCGCCGCCAACGCTTCCCGCTTTGATCTTTCCCGCTTCGGCATGGAAATCCTGCGCGCCTCACCGCGCCAGGCTGACCTGATGATTACCGCCGGAACGCTGACCTGGAAGATGGCGCCACAGGTAAAACGAATCTACGAGCAGATGGCAGAGCCGAAATGGGTAATTGCCATGGGCGCCTGCGGTATCAGCGGCGGCATTTTCCGCTCATCCTATAATGTTGTCCCGGGATACAACCGTATCGTCCCGGTAGATGTCTACATACCCGGCTGCCCGCCCCGTCCTGAGGCGTTAATCTACGGGATACGGATGCTACACGAGAAGATTGCCCGGTCGCATACTGATATCCGCGGTTTCTGAATAAATATAGGCTCGAAAAGCCGGAATCAGAGAAGGATTGATGACAACAGCTTTATCAACCAGTGAGGTTGCCCGGCGGATTGCGGGGAATTTCCCGGAGGCCGTTATCAGCACCGACGATAAAGCCTTACTGGTCAGGACTGAGGCTATCTTCGGCATTCTGGAGCATCTTAAAACAGACCCTGAGTTCGACTTCGATTACCTCAACTACATCACGGCGGTTGACTACTACGACTACTTTGAGATCGTTTATCAGCTGACATCGCGGCAGCACAACCACAGCCTGGTACTAAAGACCCGCTGCTATGACCGGGAAAACCCGGTTGTCCCGTCAGTGGTCGGGCTGTGGCGGGGGGCTGATTACCAGGAGCGGGAGATTTACGACCTGCTGGGGATTAACTTTACCGGGCACCCCAACCTGAAGCGCATCGTTCTCTGGCAGGGGTTTGAAGGACACCCCCTGCGCCGGGACTATTTATAAAAGCATGGAGATTAAGTAGTTGGTACTGAAAACCGAACCCCTGGTACTTAACATCGGCCCGGTGCACCCCAGCACCCACGGAGTGTTCCGCATGCGGGCAACCCTTGACGGGGAAGTCATTATTGACGTGGAACCGGTCTTCGGCTACCTGCACCGCGGGATTGAAAAACTGGCCGAGGAACGCACCTACACAGGTATTATCCCGCTGACCGACCGCCTTGACTACCTGGCTTCGATGAGCAATAACCTGGCCTACGTCCTCTCCGTGGAAAAGCTGGCGGGGATAACCGTCCCGGAGCGCGCCGAGTACCTGCGGGTGATCCTGGCCGAGCTGCAGCGCATCGCCAGCCACCTCATCGCCGTCGGCGCTTTCCTTAACGACTGCGGGGCTTTCTTTACCCCTTTCCTCTACATGTTCCGGGAAAGAGAGAAAATCGTCGACCTTTTTGAGATGATCAGTGGACAACGCCTGCTCTACAACTACATGCGCGTCGGCGGCTTTAACCAGGATGTCCCCGAAGAATTCCTGCCGGCGGTGCGCAAGTTCGTCCGGCAAATGCCCGGTTTCATTGATGAATATGACCGTCTCCTCGCCGAGAACGAGATACTGCTGGCGCGCTCTAAGGGCGTGGGCATCCTCCCCAGAGAAACGGCCCTGGATATCTGTGCCAGCGGCCCGGTGCTCAGAGCCTGCGGCGTGCCGTGGGACATCCGCAAAGTAGACCCTTACTCCATCTACGACCGTTTTGAGTTTGACATCCCCACCGGCATTATCGGCGATTGCTATGACCGCTACCGGGTAAGAATAGCCGAGATGCGTCAGAGCCTGCGCATTCTGGAGCAGGCATTAGCTCAGATACCGGCAGGCGCGGTGAAAAGTGAGGTGCCCCACCTGGTGCGCCCCCCCGCCGGGGACGCCTATGCCCACATCGAGGCCCCCAAGGGCGAGCTCGGCTTCTACCTGGTTTCCGACCGCTCCATCGCTCCCTACCGCTGTCATGTCCGGGCGCCAAGCCTGATAAACCTGACCGCGCTGCGCGAGATGATGGTCGGCTGGAAGATACAGGACGCCATCATCATATTCGGCAGCATTGATATTACCATGGGTGAGGTCGACAGATAATTGACGATATTTAACCTCGGCACAAGCCTGGAGCATTCCTGGCAGGCCCTGCCCCCGGACTGGCCGGGCGGGTTCTGGTGGCACTGGCTGGTGTTTACCATTATCATCCTGGGCTTTGTACTGACCACGGTGATGGGCTTTATCTGGCTGGAGCGGAGAGGGATGGGACGGATGCAGGCACGCCTCGGCCCCAACCGAACGGGACCATTCGGGCTGCTGCAGCCGGTGGCCGATGCTATAAAGGTGCTGCTCAAGGAAGATATCATCCCGGATAAAGGGGATAAAATAGTGCACTGGCTGGCCCCAATAGTCGCTTTTTCCCCGGTGCTGATGATTTTCGCCGTGGTGCCCTTCCAGAACGGGGCACTGCTGGCTGACCTCAACATCGGCATCCTCTACGTGGTGGCGGTAAGCTCCATCTCCACCCTGGGGATATTCATGGCCGGGTGGGGTTCCAATAACAAGTATTCCCTCCTCGGCGCCATGCGTGATGTGGCCGCTGTGGTCAGCTATGAGATCCCCCTGGTGCTCTCCGTTATCAGCGTGGTGCTGCTGGCCGGCTCTCTGTCCCTGAACGATATTGTGCTGGCGCAGAACGTCCCCTTTATTCTATTACAGCCCCTGGGCTTTATCCTCTTCTTCATCGCCGGCTGCGCCGAGATTAACCGCAGTCCCTTTGACCTCATGGAGGCGGATTCGGAGCTGGTCGCCGGATTTCACACCGAATACTCGGGGATGAAATTTGCCCTGTTCTATCTGGTGGAATACGCTGAGGCGCTGGCTATTTCCGCCATCATCGCCACCCTTTTCCTCGGCGGCTGGAGAGGCCCGGTACTGCCACCCTGGCTCTGGCTGATACTCAAGATTGTCATTGTGTTCTTCGTCATGATCTGGACACGGACAACCTTCCCCAGGGTCCGCATCGACCAGTTGATGGCGCTCGCCTGGAAATTCCTGCTGCCGCTGGCGTTGATTAACCTGTTTATCACCGGAGTACAAGTGTTGACCTGGCCGGAAGCCCTGCCGGGTATATTGATACCGGTCAACATCGGGATAACCGTAATACTGATACTGCTCTGGTCAAGATTCTTTAAGCTGGGCTGGGGCAGAGTTCAAGTTTAGGTAACATAAGCAGACCGGTACCATAAGTATGAAAATATTCAAGTCAGGATGGGTTAGAGTTGAAGTTTGAACGATACGGAAAAGGGCTGGCCAAAGGCTTGACGGTTACCATCAAATACCTTCTCCGTCATCCGGTGACGACCCAGTACCCGGAGGAGAGGCTGACCCCCTCGCGCCGCAGCCGCGGCAACGAGCTAATCTGGGATAATATCAAGTGCACCGGCTGCACCACCTGCGCCAGAACCTGCCCACAGGGTGTTATCAGTATCGTTACTTCAGTTAATCTTGAAGGTAACAAGTATAACGTTGAGAAAATCGAGGTGGATACCGGCTACTGCATATCCTGCGGATTGTGCGTCGAAGCCTGCCCTTACGAAGCGCTCTATATGGGTTACTCCTATGAGCGGGCGAAATACCGCCGCGGTGAGCTGATACAGACCAACGAAAGGCTGCTGGCATCTGCCGAGAGACCGGTCAGCGGCTACATGTACCCAAAGATTGCGGCCACGCTACCTCAGCAGACATTACTACTGTACCGGGGTATGGAGATGGAGAAGGAATAATGGGACTGGATATTGCTTTCTGGATACTGGCGGTTGTCGGCGTTTTTGCCGCTCTGGCAGTAGTCTCGTTACGCAATATCTTCCGGGCCGCCCTGTCCCTGGTGCTGTGTTTCCTGACTGTAGCCGGGATTTATATTACTCTCAGCGCTGATTTCCTGGCGGCGGTGCAGATTCTGGTCTACGTTGGCGGCATATCGATACTGATTATCCTGGCCATCATGCTGACCAGAGACGTCTCGCAGGGCAACCTTTCCAATAAATTACGCGTTCCGGCTTTTATCGTGTCGGTTCTGTTCCTGGCGGTACTGGGCTTTGCCCTGACCGGTACGCCGTGGGCGGTATCCACGGCAGCACCCCTGGAACCAACCACCGCAGCCCTGGCGGATAAACTCCTGGGTAGTGGTGGCTTTATCCTGCCGTTAGAGATTGCGGCCGTTCTTTTACTGGCCGCTATTTTAGGAGCGATAGTTCTGGTGAGGGAAAAGTAATCATGTCAGTAGGACTGGAACATTACCTGATATTATCCGCCGTCCTGTTTTCTATCGGACTCTACGGAGCGCTGGCGAAACGTAATGCCATCGTCATACTGATGTCAATTGAAATCATGCTCAACGCCGTCAATATCTCTATGGTCGCCTTCTCGCGGAACATTGTACCCACGTTATTGACCGGGCAGGTCTTCACCATCTTTATCCTGGTGGTGGCCGCCGCCGAGGCCGCCGTTGGACTGGCGATAATCATCGCCATTTACCGTAACCGTGAAACGATTGAAAGCACCGAAATCGACTTAATGAAGGGGTAGGGGGATTCAGAGGGATACAAGGGTGTGTAACCCGGAATAATTTTCGGGGAGTTCAAGAGGGGCGAAACCCCTCTCCCATAACCACCTTCCCCTCTCCTCTGAAGGAGAGGGGAACACAGAGGGTGAGGTAGAACAAATAGTATGTGGACAGAAGTTAAAAAAGCCAAGAACCTGATGACCGCGGAGATGTGGAAGAACCTCTTTGAGGGAGAGGGAATCCCGACCCGCATCCTGCCGGAAATTCCCGGGGAACCGCTAGACCGGGAACTGGCCAGCTACCGTGTCCTGGTACCCCAGGACAAACAACACATCATCGAAGAGGTGTTAAGGAAACTGTGATGCCGTATCAAGCAATCTGGCTCATATTTCTACTACCCGTTCTCTCTTTCTTGATAATATCGTTTTTGGTCAAACCCTTCGTCAGCAAAGAGTCCAGGGTTGCCGGTTATATCACCATTACGGCCATAAGCGGCTCATTAGTCCTGTCTCTCTGGACACTGACGGCAGCAATGGCAGCGCCGCAACATGAGCTGGCGGTACCGGACATTAGCTGGCTGGCAGTCGGCAATGAGTTCACCTTTAACCTCGGGCTGCTGGTTGACCCGCTGACGGCGGTGATGGTGGTGGTGGTGAGCCTGGTCAGCCTGATGGTGCAGATTTATTCCCTCGGCTACATGGCCCATTCTGTGGAGCATAATGACGGAACTTACACGCGTTATTATGCCTGGATGTCACTATTTACCGCTTCTATGCTGGGACTGCTCCTGGCCGATAGCCTGCTGCTGATATTCGTCTTCTGGGAGATGGTAGGACTTTGCTCTTACCTGCTCATCGGGTTCTGGTTCCACCGTCCCTCGGCGGCCAACGCCGCCAAAAAGGCCTTCATCGTTACCCGTCTCGGCGACTTCGGTTTCCTGGCGGCAATTCTGCTGATATTCGCCAAAACAGGCACTTTTGATATCGCGGAACTGCATGAGCTGGCCATCGCCGGAGCAATAGCCGGTAGCACCCTCACCTGGGCAGCCATCGGCATCTTTTCCGGGGCGGTGGGCAAGTCGGCCCAGTTCCCGCTCCACGTCTGGCTGCCGGACGCCATGGAAGGCCCGACCCCGGTCAGCGCCTTAATCCACTCGGCGACCATGGTATCCGCCGGGGTCTTTCTGGTAGCCCGCACCTTCCCCATCTTCGCCCCTTCCTTGGAAGCAATGACCACCGTCGCCGTTATCGGCGGCTTCACCGCCATTTTCGCCGCTTCCATGGGACTGGTGGCGACTGATATCAAGCGGGTGCTGGCCTATTCCACCATCAGCCAGCTCGGCTACATGATGCTGGGGCTGGGAGCCGCCGGGCTGGGTATGGCTCACGGGGGAGATGTAACCGTAGAAGCGGCTAAAGCGGCTACCGCCATCGGCATCTTTCACCTGTTCAACCACGCCTTCTTCAAGGCGTTGCTCTTCCTCGGGTCCGGCAGCGTCAACCACGCCACCGGAACATTCGATATGCGCCAGATGGGTGGCTTGCGCAAGGTGATGCCCTGGACCTATATGACCTTCGTCATCGGCTCGCTGAGCCTGGCCGGTATCTGGCCGCTAGCCGGTTTCTGGAGCAAGGACGAGATTCTCGCCGTCGCCCTGGAGAACCAGCCGGTGCTCGGAGTGCTGGCAATGATAACCGTATTTATGACCGCCTTCTATATGTTCCGCGCGGTATTTATGACCTTCGGCGGGGAGTACCGGGGAGGCAGCCCTGAAGCTCACGGCCACCCCCACGAGTCGCCTCCGGTGATGGTGATGCCGATGGTAGTCCTGGCGGGACTGGCCGTTATTTCCGGCTTCTGGAACGTTACTGGCGCCTTCGGCGCCTTCATGGGACACGGGGAGACACATGGTGTTATCGAGGGTCTCTTTGGTGTTTTCACTCACTCACCGATACCTTTAGTATCCCTGCTGGTGGCGTTAT
It encodes:
- a CDS encoding NADH-quinone oxidoreductase subunit J — translated: MGLDIAFWILAVVGVFAALAVVSLRNIFRAALSLVLCFLTVAGIYITLSADFLAAVQILVYVGGISILIILAIMLTRDVSQGNLSNKLRVPAFIVSVLFLAVLGFALTGTPWAVSTAAPLEPTTAALADKLLGSGGFILPLEIAAVLLLAAILGAIVLVREK
- a CDS encoding NADH-quinone oxidoreductase subunit D encodes the protein MVLKTEPLVLNIGPVHPSTHGVFRMRATLDGEVIIDVEPVFGYLHRGIEKLAEERTYTGIIPLTDRLDYLASMSNNLAYVLSVEKLAGITVPERAEYLRVILAELQRIASHLIAVGAFLNDCGAFFTPFLYMFREREKIVDLFEMISGQRLLYNYMRVGGFNQDVPEEFLPAVRKFVRQMPGFIDEYDRLLAENEILLARSKGVGILPRETALDICASGPVLRACGVPWDIRKVDPYSIYDRFEFDIPTGIIGDCYDRYRVRIAEMRQSLRILEQALAQIPAGAVKSEVPHLVRPPAGDAYAHIEAPKGELGFYLVSDRSIAPYRCHVRAPSLINLTALREMMVGWKIQDAIIIFGSIDITMGEVDR
- the nuoH gene encoding NADH-quinone oxidoreductase subunit NuoH, whose product is MPPDWPGGFWWHWLVFTIIILGFVLTTVMGFIWLERRGMGRMQARLGPNRTGPFGLLQPVADAIKVLLKEDIIPDKGDKIVHWLAPIVAFSPVLMIFAVVPFQNGALLADLNIGILYVVAVSSISTLGIFMAGWGSNNKYSLLGAMRDVAAVVSYEIPLVLSVISVVLLAGSLSLNDIVLAQNVPFILLQPLGFILFFIAGCAEINRSPFDLMEADSELVAGFHTEYSGMKFALFYLVEYAEALAISAIIATLFLGGWRGPVLPPWLWLILKIVIVFFVMIWTRTTFPRVRIDQLMALAWKFLLPLALINLFITGVQVLTWPEALPGILIPVNIGITVILILLWSRFFKLGWGRVQV
- a CDS encoding NADH-quinone oxidoreductase subunit A gives rise to the protein MVALLFAVTTLLIPVALRFLKIVPGNPNPVKNSTFECGMETIGKTWVQFNFRYYFYALVFLVLDVLVLFLYPWAVNLRKLGYAGLFSILILVGIVLIGYVYAWRKKVLEWK
- a CDS encoding NADH-quinone oxidoreductase subunit I gives rise to the protein MKFERYGKGLAKGLTVTIKYLLRHPVTTQYPEERLTPSRRSRGNELIWDNIKCTGCTTCARTCPQGVISIVTSVNLEGNKYNVEKIEVDTGYCISCGLCVEACPYEALYMGYSYERAKYRRGELIQTNERLLASAERPVSGYMYPKIAATLPQQTLLLYRGMEMEKE
- the nuoK gene encoding NADH-quinone oxidoreductase subunit NuoK; this translates as MSVGLEHYLILSAVLFSIGLYGALAKRNAIVILMSIEIMLNAVNISMVAFSRNIVPTLLTGQVFTIFILVVAAAEAAVGLAIIIAIYRNRETIESTEIDLMKG
- the nuoL gene encoding NADH-quinone oxidoreductase subunit L — translated: MPYQAIWLIFLLPVLSFLIISFLVKPFVSKESRVAGYITITAISGSLVLSLWTLTAAMAAPQHELAVPDISWLAVGNEFTFNLGLLVDPLTAVMVVVVSLVSLMVQIYSLGYMAHSVEHNDGTYTRYYAWMSLFTASMLGLLLADSLLLIFVFWEMVGLCSYLLIGFWFHRPSAANAAKKAFIVTRLGDFGFLAAILLIFAKTGTFDIAELHELAIAGAIAGSTLTWAAIGIFSGAVGKSAQFPLHVWLPDAMEGPTPVSALIHSATMVSAGVFLVARTFPIFAPSLEAMTTVAVIGGFTAIFAASMGLVATDIKRVLAYSTISQLGYMMLGLGAAGLGMAHGGDVTVEAAKAATAIGIFHLFNHAFFKALLFLGSGSVNHATGTFDMRQMGGLRKVMPWTYMTFVIGSLSLAGIWPLAGFWSKDEILAVALENQPVLGVLAMITVFMTAFYMFRAVFMTFGGEYRGGSPEAHGHPHESPPVMVMPMVVLAGLAVISGFWNVTGAFGAFMGHGETHGVIEGLFGVFTHSPIPLVSLLVALLGILLAYLMYSAKSLSAETTGNIFKPLYTLFYRKYWFDELYENIIVRIVLLKGLFNALQQVDTYGVDGIVNGVASGAVAGGRAIRRVQTGQLQFYGLFIGIGILAIILVLYFTG
- a CDS encoding NADH-quinone oxidoreductase subunit C; this encodes MTTALSTSEVARRIAGNFPEAVISTDDKALLVRTEAIFGILEHLKTDPEFDFDYLNYITAVDYYDYFEIVYQLTSRQHNHSLVLKTRCYDRENPVVPSVVGLWRGADYQEREIYDLLGINFTGHPNLKRIVLWQGFEGHPLRRDYL